A genomic window from Candidatus Nitrosoglobus terrae includes:
- the dnaK gene encoding molecular chaperone DnaK, producing MGKIIGIDLGTTNSCVALMEGGKPRVIENSEGDRTTPSVVAFTKEGETLVGQSAKRQAITNPQNTLYAIKRLIGRRFDEDVVQQDVKMVPYKIVKADNGDAWVDVINKKMAPPEISANILRKMKKTAEDYLGEEVKEAVITVPAYFNDSQRQATKDAGRIAGLEVKRIINEPTAAALAYGLDKKRGDQKIVVYDLGGGTFDVSIIEIAEIDGEHQFEVLSTNGDTFLGGEDFDKRIIDYIADEFKKDQGVDLRGDPLAMQRFKDAAEKAKIELSSSQQTDVNLPYITADATGPKHLNIRVTRAKLESLVEDLVARTLEPCKIALRDAGLSASEIDEVILVGGQTRMPKVQEVAKEFFGKEPRKDVNPDEAVAVGAAIQAGVLAGDVKEVLLLDVTPLSLGIETLGGVMTKLIEKNTTIPTRKAQVFSTADDNQTAVTVHVLQGERERAIDNKSLGRFDLVGIPPAPRGMPQVEVTFDIDANGILNVSAKDKATGKEQSIIIKASSGLAEDEIDRMVNDGKAHVEEDRKFRELVDVRNQGDNLIHGAEKSMNELGDKLQGDEKNRVEGAIRDLKTAMKSDDKAAIEAKIKDLTEASAKMAEHLYAQAQHTETPSGQSTARSNEESVVDAEFEEIKEDKK from the coding sequence ATGGGAAAGATAATCGGCATTGATTTAGGAACTACTAACTCTTGTGTGGCGCTTATGGAAGGGGGCAAACCCCGAGTGATTGAAAACTCTGAAGGTGACCGTACAACCCCTTCTGTAGTGGCTTTTACCAAAGAAGGGGAAACATTGGTAGGGCAGTCTGCTAAGCGCCAAGCAATTACTAACCCCCAGAATACCCTTTATGCGATTAAACGCTTGATTGGGCGCCGATTTGATGAGGATGTAGTGCAGCAAGATGTCAAAATGGTGCCCTATAAGATTGTTAAAGCGGACAATGGCGATGCTTGGGTAGATGTTATAAATAAAAAAATGGCACCGCCAGAGATCTCCGCTAATATACTCCGTAAGATGAAAAAAACAGCGGAGGATTATCTGGGAGAGGAGGTAAAAGAGGCTGTTATTACGGTACCAGCTTATTTTAATGATTCTCAGCGCCAGGCAACAAAAGACGCAGGCCGGATTGCTGGATTAGAAGTCAAACGGATTATAAATGAACCTACAGCAGCAGCTTTGGCTTATGGTTTAGATAAAAAGCGTGGTGATCAAAAGATTGTTGTCTATGATCTTGGCGGTGGAACTTTTGATGTCTCGATCATTGAAATTGCTGAGATAGATGGAGAGCATCAATTTGAGGTGTTATCAACTAACGGTGATACTTTCCTCGGCGGGGAAGACTTCGATAAGCGTATTATTGATTATATTGCTGATGAGTTTAAAAAAGATCAAGGTGTGGATTTACGAGGTGATCCGTTAGCAATGCAGCGTTTTAAGGATGCGGCAGAAAAGGCTAAGATTGAGCTTTCCTCTAGCCAGCAAACAGATGTCAATTTACCCTATATTACAGCTGATGCTACCGGACCTAAACACCTTAATATTCGAGTTACCCGAGCTAAGTTAGAATCTTTAGTAGAAGATTTAGTTGCTCGTACCCTAGAGCCTTGTAAAATTGCTCTTCGAGATGCTGGGCTGAGTGCCTCTGAAATTGATGAGGTTATCTTGGTAGGGGGACAGACCCGTATGCCTAAGGTTCAGGAAGTAGCTAAGGAGTTCTTTGGCAAAGAACCGCGTAAAGATGTGAATCCAGATGAAGCGGTTGCTGTTGGAGCTGCGATCCAGGCTGGAGTATTGGCAGGTGATGTTAAAGAAGTGCTATTGCTAGATGTAACTCCCCTATCTCTGGGTATTGAGACTTTAGGCGGTGTTATGACTAAGCTGATAGAGAAAAATACCACTATTCCCACCCGAAAAGCGCAGGTATTTTCCACCGCCGATGATAATCAAACGGCTGTTACTGTTCATGTGCTTCAAGGTGAGCGAGAGCGGGCTATAGATAATAAATCCTTAGGCCGTTTCGATTTAGTAGGTATTCCACCTGCCCCTCGTGGTATGCCCCAAGTAGAAGTAACATTTGATATCGATGCTAATGGTATTCTAAATGTTTCTGCTAAAGATAAAGCAACAGGTAAGGAGCAATCCATTATTATTAAAGCCTCTAGCGGATTAGCAGAAGATGAAATTGATCGTATGGTTAATGACGGTAAAGCCCATGTAGAGGAAGATCGTAAGTTTCGGGAATTAGTTGACGTTCGCAACCAAGGTGATAATTTAATTCATGGGGCAGAAAAATCCATGAATGAGCTAGGTGATAAGCTTCAGGGGGATGAAAAAAATAGGGTTGAGGGTGCTATTAGAGATCTAAAAACTGCTATGAAGAGTGATGATAAAGCAGCTATTGAAGCCAAAATTAAGGATTTAACTGAAGCTTCTGCTAAAATGGCTGAGCATCTTTACGCACAGGCACAGCATACTGAGACACCTAGTGGCCAAAGCACAGCAAGATCAAACGAAGAGAGCGTTGTGGATGCTGAATTTGAGGAAATAAAAGAAGATAAGAAATAA
- a CDS encoding L-threonylcarbamoyladenylate synthase: MIYASWQVRLAARIIHEGGVIAYPTEGVFGLGCNPLEKAAIERILKFKRRSMAKGLILIAADFTQLQPYLLPLTTQMRSNIESTWPGPVTWLLPARSNTPHWLRGSHDTLAVRITAHSMAASLCKRVGYAIVSTSANRTGHSPACTVLQARRSVGPWVDYILPGKTDGCLGPSKIFDGRSGQQIR, from the coding sequence GTGATATACGCTAGCTGGCAGGTACGATTAGCAGCTCGTATTATTCATGAGGGTGGCGTTATCGCTTATCCCACAGAAGGAGTTTTTGGATTAGGCTGTAATCCGCTAGAAAAGGCGGCTATTGAACGTATTCTTAAGTTTAAGAGACGCTCTATGGCCAAAGGTCTTATTTTGATTGCTGCTGATTTTACTCAATTACAGCCTTATTTATTACCGTTAACAACTCAGATGCGATCTAATATCGAATCAACTTGGCCAGGTCCGGTGACGTGGTTGCTGCCTGCTCGATCTAATACGCCGCATTGGCTAAGAGGATCTCATGATACGCTTGCAGTTCGCATTACTGCCCATTCTATGGCGGCCTCTCTCTGTAAAAGAGTAGGCTATGCTATTGTATCTACGAGCGCTAATCGGACTGGACATTCTCCTGCGTGTACGGTTTTGCAGGCACGAAGATCAGTAGGGCCTTGGGTTGATTATATTCTTCCGGGTAAAACTGACGGGTGTCTTGGTCCTAGTAAGATTTTTGATGGCAGGTCTGGCCAACAGATTCGATAG
- a CDS encoding phosphoribulokinase — translation MSIAHPIIAVTGSSGAGTSTIKHAFNDMFRREGIKPVVIEGDSFHRYDRKAMKEKVAEYEVKGKILTHFGPEANELEKLEALFREYSQQGSGKKRFYIHSEEEGKPYGLASGTFTPWEPIESDNHLLFYEGLHGGVVTNQVNVARYVDLLVGVVPVVNLEWIQKIHRDCLNRGYSSEAVVQIILKRMPDYVHYICPQFSHTHINFQRVPLVDTSNPFIARDIPAPDESSVVIRFRDLHMANFPYYLGMLKGSFMSRANTLVVPGGKMGLAMEIVLTPIIHDLMEKKRARG, via the coding sequence ATGTCTATAGCGCATCCTATTATTGCTGTGACTGGCTCATCTGGGGCGGGCACATCTACAATAAAACACGCCTTTAATGATATGTTTCGGCGTGAAGGTATTAAACCGGTAGTGATAGAAGGGGATAGTTTTCACCGCTACGATCGTAAGGCTATGAAAGAAAAAGTAGCGGAATATGAGGTGAAAGGAAAAATTTTGACTCATTTTGGCCCAGAAGCTAACGAGCTAGAGAAATTAGAGGCTTTATTTCGAGAGTATTCGCAGCAGGGTAGCGGGAAAAAGCGGTTTTATATCCATAGTGAAGAAGAGGGAAAGCCTTACGGTTTAGCCTCAGGGACGTTTACTCCGTGGGAGCCTATTGAATCAGATAATCATTTGCTTTTTTATGAAGGTCTTCATGGAGGCGTGGTCACCAATCAGGTGAATGTAGCCCGGTATGTGGATTTACTTGTGGGTGTAGTGCCTGTAGTAAATTTAGAGTGGATTCAAAAAATTCACCGGGATTGCCTTAATCGCGGCTACTCTTCGGAGGCTGTAGTTCAAATCATTCTAAAACGCATGCCAGATTATGTGCACTATATCTGCCCGCAATTTTCTCATACCCATATTAACTTTCAGCGAGTACCTTTAGTAGATACCTCTAATCCTTTTATTGCCCGAGATATTCCAGCACCGGATGAGAGTAGTGTGGTAATTCGTTTCCGTGATCTTCATATGGCCAATTTTCCTTACTATTTAGGTATGCTCAAGGGATCTTTCATGTCCCGGGCAAATACTCTAGTAGTGCCTGGAGGTAAAATGGGACTTGCGATGGAGATTGTGCTAACACCCATTATTCATGATTTAATGGAGAAAAAACGTGCTCGCGGTTAA
- the dnaJ gene encoding molecular chaperone DnaJ, with protein sequence MAKRDYYEILGVARNASGSEIKKAYRQLAMKYHPDRNPDNKSAEEKFKDVQEAYDVLSDAKKRTAYDQFGHAGVSGDPRSGGFGAEGGPNFSDIFGDVFSDIFGAATGRSGSQKTYRGADLRYNLDLTLEEAVAGTTAKIRIPTYIVCKICNGSGAEKGTSPITCPTCGGHGQVRMQQGFFSLQQTCPRCHGSGQIINTPCLTCHGEGRVRDHKTLSVKIPPGVNTGDRIRLSGEGEAGESGGSPGDLYVQVQIKEHPIFSREGDTLHCEVPVGIVTAALGGELDVPTLTGRARLKIPAGAQSGQVFRLKGKGVAPVRGGATGDLLCRIFVETPVNLNAEQRELLEKFESSMNQNKKHSPKHHSWLEGVKNFFEEMKF encoded by the coding sequence ATGGCAAAGCGAGATTACTATGAGATTCTAGGAGTTGCTCGGAATGCTTCTGGCTCGGAGATTAAAAAAGCATACCGGCAATTAGCGATGAAGTATCACCCAGATCGTAATCCTGATAACAAATCAGCTGAGGAGAAATTTAAAGATGTCCAAGAGGCGTATGATGTACTCTCTGATGCTAAGAAACGTACAGCCTATGATCAGTTTGGGCACGCTGGGGTAAGCGGCGATCCTAGATCTGGAGGATTTGGAGCTGAGGGTGGGCCAAACTTTAGTGATATTTTTGGCGATGTCTTTAGTGATATTTTTGGTGCTGCTACGGGCCGTAGTGGCAGTCAAAAAACCTATCGAGGCGCTGATCTTCGTTATAACCTAGATCTCACTTTAGAAGAGGCAGTAGCTGGGACTACTGCGAAGATTCGTATTCCTACCTATATAGTATGCAAGATCTGCAATGGTAGTGGTGCTGAAAAGGGAACCTCTCCAATTACCTGCCCTACTTGTGGTGGGCATGGGCAGGTGCGAATGCAGCAAGGATTTTTTTCTTTACAGCAAACTTGCCCACGCTGCCATGGTAGTGGCCAAATCATTAATACACCGTGTTTAACCTGCCATGGTGAGGGTCGAGTACGAGATCATAAGACGCTTTCGGTTAAAATACCTCCAGGTGTGAATACGGGCGATCGGATACGCTTATCTGGAGAAGGGGAAGCAGGAGAGAGTGGTGGATCACCGGGTGATTTATACGTTCAGGTACAGATTAAAGAACATCCAATTTTCTCTCGAGAGGGAGATACTTTACATTGTGAAGTGCCAGTGGGTATCGTGACTGCCGCTTTAGGCGGGGAATTAGATGTTCCAACTTTAACCGGTCGAGCGCGGTTAAAGATTCCCGCAGGGGCTCAATCTGGACAGGTTTTTCGTTTAAAAGGTAAAGGCGTAGCTCCTGTTCGTGGTGGAGCAACTGGAGATCTCCTTTGTCGGATTTTTGTAGAAACACCTGTGAATTTAAATGCAGAACAAAGAGAGTTACTAGAAAAATTCGAATCCTCTATGAATCAGAATAAAAAGCATAGTCCTAAACATCATTCTTGGCTAGAAGGAGTCAAGAATTTTTTTGAAGAAATGAAATTTTAG
- the hrcA gene encoding heat-inducible transcriptional repressor HrcA: MDGNKGIFQSRVRSSNSLLLNERSQHLLKTMVECYIRDGEPIGSRTLSRESSLELSPATIRNVMADLEDLGLVFSPHTSAGRVPTVKGYRFFIDSLLEPRELSIDAIHELESQLGAEVEPQALLTMASQLLSEISRFAGVVMMPRRECRALRQVEFLQLSENRILAILVINEQEVQNRIIYSSCQYSSSELQQAANYLNAIFKGKDLYAVRWYLLAEMSEVREDMDRIMRAAVEVAKQAFFPEEGKVEDCVVAGQTNLLDYIDLSDKERLRLLFNAFNEKQDILHLLDQCLNAGGIQVFIGEEAGYQVFNGCSVVTACYGFSEGALGVLGVIGPTRMDYERVVPLVDMTARLLGAALNSK, translated from the coding sequence ATGGATGGTAATAAAGGTATTTTTCAATCTAGAGTGCGATCTAGCAATTCATTATTATTAAATGAGCGTTCTCAGCATCTGCTCAAGACCATGGTGGAATGTTATATCCGTGATGGGGAACCCATTGGATCGAGAACTCTTTCTCGGGAAAGCTCATTAGAACTTAGCCCGGCTACTATTCGCAATGTGATGGCTGATCTGGAAGATTTGGGGTTAGTGTTTTCCCCTCACACCTCTGCGGGGCGAGTGCCTACGGTTAAGGGGTATCGTTTTTTTATTGATTCATTATTAGAGCCTAGGGAATTAAGTATAGATGCCATACATGAGCTGGAATCCCAGCTTGGCGCTGAAGTAGAACCCCAGGCATTGTTAACCATGGCCTCTCAGCTATTATCTGAAATTAGCCGTTTTGCTGGGGTAGTGATGATGCCTCGGCGAGAATGCCGTGCTTTACGGCAGGTGGAGTTTTTGCAGCTATCTGAGAATCGAATACTTGCTATCTTAGTGATTAATGAACAGGAAGTGCAAAATCGTATTATTTACTCTTCCTGTCAATACTCATCTTCAGAGTTACAGCAAGCAGCTAACTATCTAAATGCTATTTTTAAAGGTAAAGATCTTTACGCAGTACGTTGGTATCTCCTTGCTGAAATGAGTGAGGTACGAGAGGATATGGATAGAATTATGCGTGCTGCGGTAGAGGTGGCTAAGCAAGCCTTTTTTCCTGAAGAAGGTAAAGTTGAAGATTGTGTAGTGGCCGGGCAGACAAACCTGCTGGATTATATTGATTTGTCAGATAAAGAGCGCTTGCGCTTGCTGTTTAATGCTTTTAATGAGAAGCAAGATATTTTGCATCTACTAGATCAGTGCTTAAATGCTGGAGGAATCCAAGTTTTTATTGGTGAGGAAGCCGGTTACCAAGTATTTAACGGCTGTAGTGTAGTGACTGCCTGTTATGGTTTTTCTGAAGGAGCATTAGGGGTGCTTGGTGTCATTGGCCCCACTCGAATGGACTATGAGCGAGTTGTTCCTTTAGTTGATATGACTGCACGATTGTTAGGGGCTGCCCTGAATTCAAAATGA
- the hemF gene encoding oxygen-dependent coproporphyrinogen oxidase: MSNLNLNDDLNVAVVKDYLLRLQDRICLALEREDGAVSFMEDSWQRTGGGGGRTRVCSNGIVLEQGGVNFSHVFGENLPASATVQRPELAGRRFEALGLSLVIHPRNPYVPTSHANIRFFLATKEHASPIWWFGGGFDLTPYYPFAEDAVHWHRTAHSACAPFGDHVYPRYKKWCDEYFYLKHRGEARGVGGLFFDDLNEWGFNRCFDFMQSVGDHYLLAYLPLIQRRKDLVYSERERSFQLYRRGRYVEFNLLYDRGTLFGLQSGGRTESILMSLPPLVEWRYNWQPEIGTPEALLYEKFLQPHDWLREGGE; this comes from the coding sequence ATGAGCAATTTGAATTTAAATGATGATCTTAATGTTGCGGTAGTTAAAGATTATCTACTTCGCCTGCAAGATCGAATTTGTTTGGCGCTGGAGCGGGAAGATGGTGCCGTAAGTTTTATGGAAGATAGCTGGCAGCGTACAGGAGGAGGTGGTGGGCGAACACGGGTGTGTTCTAATGGAATAGTTTTAGAGCAGGGAGGGGTAAATTTTTCTCACGTTTTTGGCGAGAATCTTCCAGCCTCAGCAACGGTTCAGCGGCCAGAATTAGCTGGGCGACGATTTGAAGCTTTAGGTCTTTCCTTAGTTATTCATCCCCGTAATCCTTATGTTCCTACCTCCCATGCTAATATTCGTTTTTTTTTAGCAACCAAAGAACACGCATCGCCTATTTGGTGGTTTGGTGGCGGCTTTGATCTAACTCCTTACTACCCTTTTGCAGAAGATGCTGTGCATTGGCATCGTACAGCCCATAGTGCTTGTGCTCCATTTGGAGATCATGTTTATCCACGTTATAAAAAGTGGTGTGATGAGTATTTTTACCTTAAACATCGGGGTGAAGCCCGTGGGGTTGGCGGGCTATTTTTTGATGATTTAAATGAGTGGGGTTTTAATCGCTGCTTTGATTTTATGCAAAGTGTGGGAGATCATTATTTATTAGCCTATTTACCATTGATACAGCGGCGTAAAGATCTTGTATACAGTGAGCGTGAGCGGAGCTTTCAGCTCTACCGGCGAGGGCGCTATGTGGAATTTAACCTTCTCTATGATCGAGGGACTCTATTTGGTCTGCAATCTGGAGGGCGGACTGAATCAATTTTAATGTCGCTGCCCCCTTTAGTTGAATGGCGCTATAATTGGCAGCCAGAGATTGGAACACCAGAAGCATTACTCTATGAGAAATTTTTGCAGCCCCATGACTGGTTAAGAGAGGGCGGGGAATAA
- the trmL gene encoding tRNA (uridine(34)/cytosine(34)/5-carboxymethylaminomethyluridine(34)-2'-O)-methyltransferase TrmL, whose protein sequence is MFHIVLFEPEIPPNTGNIIRLCANTGATLHLIEPLGFHLEDKQLRRAGLDYHEWANIKVYSSIEHFSAMVHPTQLWACSTRGQQYYHEVKFHPDDALLFGPETRGLPQKILSTLPVAQVLRIPMLPFSRSLNLSNAVAIVLYEAWRQQDFHNGG, encoded by the coding sequence ATGTTCCACATTGTTTTATTTGAACCAGAGATCCCGCCCAATACAGGGAACATTATCCGCCTTTGCGCTAATACAGGGGCTACCCTCCATTTGATAGAACCACTAGGATTTCATCTTGAAGATAAACAGCTACGCCGCGCAGGCTTAGATTACCACGAATGGGCAAACATCAAAGTGTATTCAAGTATAGAGCATTTCTCAGCCATGGTTCACCCTACACAATTATGGGCCTGCTCCACTCGTGGTCAGCAATACTATCATGAAGTTAAATTTCATCCCGATGATGCGCTATTATTTGGCCCGGAAACCCGAGGTCTCCCACAAAAAATCCTCAGTACCCTTCCTGTAGCGCAGGTTTTACGAATCCCTATGCTACCTTTTAGCCGTAGCCTTAATTTATCCAATGCTGTTGCCATAGTACTCTATGAAGCTTGGCGACAACAGGACTTTCATAACGGTGGATAA
- the dnaQ gene encoding DNA polymerase III subunit epsilon: MQQIILDTETTGLEVKEGHRVIEIGCVELVNRRLTGRVFHKKLNPERAIDESALKIHGLSNEDLSNQPRFVDIANEFKAFIEGAELIIHNAPFDVGFLDYEFCLLDTSWGGIRACCLGIVDTLVLARRHHPGQRNSLDALCKRYGIDNSQRDLHGALLDAELLCEVYLAMTREQTSIFRNTDSNTQTQLGIEKYRPVAAGRSALKVIQASNEEKSAHEECLTASEKVSGSICLWRSQ; the protein is encoded by the coding sequence ATGCAACAAATTATATTGGATACTGAAACTACAGGACTGGAAGTTAAAGAAGGACATCGAGTAATTGAAATTGGTTGTGTTGAGTTAGTCAATCGACGTCTTACGGGTAGAGTCTTTCATAAGAAATTAAACCCTGAACGGGCGATTGATGAAAGCGCTCTAAAGATTCACGGCTTAAGTAATGAGGATTTATCTAATCAGCCTCGCTTTGTTGATATTGCAAATGAATTTAAGGCTTTTATTGAAGGCGCAGAGTTGATAATCCATAATGCGCCTTTCGATGTTGGTTTTTTAGATTACGAGTTCTGTTTACTGGATACTAGCTGGGGCGGAATACGCGCCTGCTGTCTTGGGATTGTGGATACCTTAGTATTAGCGCGGCGACACCACCCTGGCCAGAGAAATAGCTTAGATGCCCTGTGTAAGCGCTATGGTATTGATAATTCTCAACGAGATTTACATGGCGCTCTTCTTGATGCTGAGCTTCTCTGTGAAGTGTATTTAGCGATGACAAGGGAACAGACTAGTATTTTTAGAAATACTGACAGTAACACCCAGACTCAATTAGGAATAGAAAAATATCGACCAGTGGCTGCTGGGCGATCAGCACTGAAGGTAATACAAGCAAGTAATGAAGAAAAATCAGCCCATGAAGAATGCCTTACTGCTAGTGAGAAGGTTAGCGGTAGTATTTGTTTATGGCGTAGCCAGTAG
- a CDS encoding dihydroorotate dehydrogenase: MVEVLNTSISDLDRAKLEVDFCGLKLQSPLVLLSGCVGFGEEYTRIAGFSNREIGAVCLKGTTKSPRLGNLPHRVYETPMGMLNSIGLQNPGVDHVVDHILPGLDFNETRYIANVSGSTIEEYIEVSRRFEDSPIDAIEINISCPNVKEGGVAFGNDPDMSARVVAACRKVTSKPLITKLSPNQTSIEENARRCIEAGTDAFAVINTLMGMAIDIEQRSPILGNIQGGLSGPAIKPIALLKVYQVYQICREYNIPIIGQGGISSSEDALEFLIAGATTVGVGTALFYDPLLCSKINSGIIDYLNRHNLAEIRGLTGSLCLSEKIMSCGDYN, translated from the coding sequence ATGGTTGAAGTGTTAAATACAAGTATAAGCGATCTTGATCGAGCAAAGCTGGAGGTTGATTTTTGTGGGCTTAAATTACAAAGTCCCTTAGTATTACTCTCAGGCTGTGTTGGTTTTGGAGAAGAATATACTCGTATAGCTGGATTTTCCAACCGAGAGATTGGTGCAGTATGCTTGAAAGGGACAACAAAATCCCCTCGTCTGGGTAATTTACCTCATAGAGTTTATGAGACCCCAATGGGAATGTTAAATTCCATTGGCTTGCAAAATCCTGGTGTAGATCATGTGGTTGACCATATTTTACCAGGGCTGGATTTTAACGAAACTCGATATATCGCGAATGTCTCTGGATCTACTATTGAAGAGTATATAGAAGTAAGTCGTCGCTTTGAAGATTCTCCTATTGATGCCATTGAAATTAATATTTCTTGCCCTAATGTAAAAGAAGGAGGCGTTGCTTTTGGTAATGATCCAGACATGTCAGCACGAGTGGTAGCGGCTTGCCGTAAAGTGACTTCTAAGCCTTTGATCACTAAACTTTCTCCGAATCAAACTTCGATTGAAGAAAATGCTCGCCGTTGTATTGAGGCTGGAACAGATGCATTTGCAGTGATTAATACACTCATGGGGATGGCTATTGATATAGAACAGCGATCTCCAATTTTAGGGAATATTCAAGGAGGGCTATCTGGGCCAGCGATAAAGCCTATTGCTTTACTTAAAGTATATCAGGTTTATCAGATATGCCGAGAATACAACATACCTATTATTGGCCAAGGGGGGATAAGTTCAAGCGAAGATGCTTTAGAGTTTTTAATTGCGGGCGCTACTACTGTGGGGGTAGGGACAGCTTTGTTTTACGATCCATTACTTTGTTCTAAAATTAACTCTGGAATCATTGATTATCTAAATCGACATAATTTGGCAGAAATAAGGGGATTAACGGGTAGTTTATGCCTCAGTGAGAAAATTATGAGCTGTGGTGATTATAATTAA
- the grpE gene encoding nucleotide exchange factor GrpE encodes MTHEEKITSESDIAAEQSQIAIDPQIQTEDGETQDKESKVAEIENMQQLLEEARSKIDEHWNELLRSRAELENQRRRYDRELEKARKYALEKFAQELLPVKDSLEMGLIEAQVENVSVATLREGTELILKEFNKVTDQFGIRAIDPQEELFNPELHQAISAQENDEIAPNTILTVIRKGYVLNDRLLRPAMVIVSKPSTRSLSEEDA; translated from the coding sequence ATGACCCACGAAGAGAAAATTACTTCAGAATCTGATATTGCGGCTGAACAATCTCAGATTGCCATCGATCCTCAGATACAAACGGAAGATGGAGAGACTCAGGATAAAGAGTCCAAAGTTGCTGAAATAGAGAATATGCAACAGCTCTTGGAGGAGGCGCGCAGTAAAATAGATGAACACTGGAATGAGCTGCTTCGATCAAGGGCTGAGCTGGAGAATCAGCGCCGACGCTATGATCGAGAATTAGAAAAAGCCCGAAAATATGCTTTGGAGAAATTTGCTCAAGAATTATTGCCAGTTAAAGATAGCCTTGAGATGGGATTAATAGAGGCTCAGGTTGAAAATGTTAGTGTAGCTACGTTACGTGAGGGAACTGAGCTAATTTTGAAGGAGTTCAATAAAGTCACAGATCAATTTGGTATTAGAGCTATAGATCCTCAAGAAGAGCTTTTTAATCCCGAACTTCATCAAGCGATATCTGCTCAAGAGAATGATGAAATTGCCCCTAATACAATACTCACTGTTATTCGTAAAGGTTATGTATTAAATGATCGGTTATTACGACCCGCTATGGTAATTGTTTCTAAACCAAGCACGCGATCCTTATCTGAAGAGGATGCCTAA
- a CDS encoding class I SAM-dependent methyltransferase, with product MNTSYLLRRDFCTWLEKPLGQRLLKIEQAELEGILPNLFGYHLIQLGAVSKEVDLLSSSCIWHQVVLEVDIWSEAQSPGLLSRVDALPFASATVDVIVLPHVLEYEPNPYQILREVQRVLVPEGTLIILGLNPWSFWGLWRFFLYRHKQMPWYGRFYSLACIRSWLTLLGLEAVKSSRFLFCPPLGQSIRLEQKPHFLEDIGRRWCPFFAGGYLIVAKKQVVRLSPVDARWCDNSSLEISSLAEPVA from the coding sequence ATGAATACATCCTACCTACTCCGTCGAGATTTTTGTACATGGCTAGAGAAACCATTAGGGCAGCGCTTACTCAAGATTGAGCAGGCAGAATTAGAAGGTATTTTACCCAATTTATTTGGTTATCATTTAATTCAATTAGGGGCAGTATCTAAAGAAGTAGATTTATTATCTTCCAGCTGTATTTGGCATCAAGTGGTTTTAGAAGTAGATATTTGGTCAGAAGCTCAGTCTCCTGGATTACTATCTCGTGTTGATGCTTTACCATTTGCTAGTGCAACAGTAGATGTCATAGTGTTACCCCATGTGTTGGAATATGAACCTAATCCATATCAGATACTACGGGAGGTTCAGCGGGTACTAGTTCCTGAGGGTACATTAATTATTTTAGGGCTAAATCCTTGGAGTTTTTGGGGACTCTGGCGGTTTTTTTTATATCGACACAAACAAATGCCTTGGTACGGGCGCTTCTATAGCCTTGCTTGTATTCGGAGCTGGTTAACGCTATTGGGTCTTGAAGCAGTGAAATCAAGCCGCTTTTTATTCTGCCCGCCCTTAGGGCAGTCTATTAGACTAGAGCAAAAGCCGCATTTTCTGGAAGATATTGGCCGTCGTTGGTGTCCTTTTTTTGCGGGAGGTTATTTGATAGTAGCTAAAAAGCAAGTGGTGCGCCTAAGCCCTGTGGATGCTAGGTGGTGTGACAATAGTAGTTTAGAAATATCTAGTCTTGCGGAGCCTGTAGCTTGA
- the rnhA gene encoding ribonuclease HI produces the protein MNDIVQIFTDGACSGNPGAGGWGVLLRYRGKEKTLSGSELRTTNNRMELMAAIQALESLKKPCQVQLVTDSQYLCQGITSWVSNWERCGWRTAGRHPVKNMDLWQRLTQAAAKHQVEWLWVRGHDGHLENEQVDFLARKAITRLGNN, from the coding sequence ATGAATGATATCGTACAAATTTTCACTGATGGAGCTTGTAGTGGGAATCCAGGGGCCGGTGGTTGGGGGGTTTTATTACGCTATCGAGGGAAGGAAAAGACCTTATCAGGTAGCGAGCTAAGAACAACTAATAATCGTATGGAGCTTATGGCAGCTATTCAGGCCTTAGAGTCGCTTAAAAAACCATGCCAAGTGCAGTTAGTTACAGACTCTCAATATTTGTGCCAGGGGATTACCAGCTGGGTATCTAACTGGGAGCGATGTGGTTGGAGAACAGCGGGTCGCCATCCAGTTAAAAATATGGATTTATGGCAGCGCTTAACTCAAGCGGCAGCCAAACATCAGGTGGAATGGTTATGGGTTCGTGGGCATGATGGACATCTAGAGAATGAGCAGGTTGATTTCTTAGCCCGGAAAGCTATTACTAGATTGGGAAATAATTGA